In Gopherus flavomarginatus isolate rGopFla2 chromosome 1, rGopFla2.mat.asm, whole genome shotgun sequence, a single genomic region encodes these proteins:
- the LOC127053414 gene encoding olfactory receptor 52R1-like — MLDSNKTEFTNPSTFILLGIPGLEMAHVWISIPFCTMYAIAVLGNFTILFIVKREPSLHGPMYYFLCMLAGSDLVVSTSIVPKMLSIFWFSSREINFSACLTQMYFIHCISSIESGTLATVSLDRYVAICDPLILSTILTNPVVAKIVLAMVLRSTMVILPFPLRARRWPYCRTNIIPKPYCVHIAVLKLACTDTSISSYYGLFVLFCVTGVDVIFIAVSYTQILRAIFSLPTKDTRLKTLGTCSSHLCVILAFYIPHLSSSVMYRFGQNVAVHFHVLIANMFLLLPHMLNPIIYGVMTRQIRDRLLLLFTHKGT; from the coding sequence ATGTTAGATTCCAACAAAACTGagttcaccaacccctccaccttcatcctgctgggcattcctggcctggagatggcccatgtctggatctccatccccttctgcaccatgtacgcCATAGCtgtcttggggaacttcaccatcctttTCATCGTGAAGAGGGAGCCGAGCCTCCATGGACCCATGTACTATTTTCTCTGCATGCTGGCTGGCAGTGACCTAGTCGTTTCTACGTCCATTGTGccgaaaatgctgagcatcttctggttcagttctagggagatcaatttcagtgcctgcctcacccagatgtacttcattcactgcatCTCTTCGATAGAGTCTGGGACCTTGGCGACCGTGTCTTtggatcgctatgtggccatctgcgACCCCCTGATACtttccaccatcctgacaaacCCTGTGGTGGCCAAGATTGTCCTGGCCATGGTGCTGCGTAGCACCATGGTCATATTGCCCTTTCCCTTGCGGGCGAGGcggtggccatattgcagaaccaacatcatccccaaGCCGTACTGCGTGCATATTGCTGTGCTGAAGCTGGCTTGCACCGACACCAGCATCAGTAGTTACTACGGCCTCTTTGTGCTATTCTGTGTGACTGGTGTGGATGTGATATTTATCGCCGtgtcctatacccagatcctcagggccatcttcagcctccccacaaaggacacTCGGCTCAAGACTTtggggacctgcagctcccacctctgtgtcatcttagccttttacatcccacatctctcctcctctgtcatgtATCGGTTTGGGCAGAATGTGGCTGTACATTTCCATGTTCTCATTGCCAACATGTTCCTCTTGCTGCCCCACATGCTGAACCCCATCATCTATGGGGTGATGACCAGGCAGATCAGGGACAGGCTGCTCCTgctctttactcataaagggACCTAA